Proteins encoded in a region of the Salvelinus sp. IW2-2015 linkage group LG27, ASM291031v2, whole genome shotgun sequence genome:
- the si:ch73-174h16.4 gene encoding leucine-rich repeat-containing protein 14, translated as MVLPLVNLCAKEVVSDHSSSPGWLGCVPRELYRPLLEAAFSNCRPLAVGELVQRWPERTLRAGGRRQGQSPPNRLCVQALLLAVVRGLSDKRCALQVLDLCGLQCEEGGVGDPMGGWSLTVALSTMVVQARAAAQRSLGREGERERKRVLAMERERDVVKRERGGGLEEGEGGGLLVESVRKEKEETSGCLREDQQVKGVRRRMEMERRKESAAVAGLAGGKVGEGEADSKVDSEVVVCVRADLFVNARSWERVRAALGTTGPLKLQCRYVRVEELSVSSIGSLLDLLPRHVLLGVDIRYSCLGVAGLALLLPQLSMFPMLSSLRLHYCNLDIRRDMAGQEGAMKEMSQGLGKLSQLRRLSLTALRLPGHLRMLLSSFPQPLEVLELPYLSLTPADLSYLSCSPHASSLQQLDLSENRLDELALPSVRRLFSQASSCLMQLSLSGCGLTDGLLAAMLPSLSCCRGLKSLGLALNPLSLAGLLDLVRMAVRMPSLRQLLYPNPLEDYQPGLPPMPSSAQLLDWPLDELVEIHEATSLQLDRVVMESGRSDLILTCDLLNYNKDLVEQ; from the exons ATGGTGCTTCCCTTGGTGAATCTTTGTGCCAAAGAGGTTGTGAGTGATCACAGTTCCTCTCCGGGTTGGCTTGGTTGTGTACCCAGGGAACTGTACAGACCGCTTCTGGAGGCTGCCTTCAGCAACTGCCGCCCGCTGGCTGTCGGGGAATTGGTGCAGCGATGGCCCGAGCGGACTCTGCGGGCTGGCGGCCGGAGGCAGGGGCAGAGTCCTCCAAATCGACTCTGTGTCCAGGCTCTCTTGCTCGCGGTGGTCAGAGGGTTGTCGGACAAAAG GTGTGCTCTCCAGGTGCTGGACCTATGTGGGCtgcagtgtgaggagggaggagtgggagacccaATGGGTGGTTGGTCACTGACCGTGGCCCTCAGCACCATGGTTGTACAGGCCAGGGCTGCAGCTCAGAGGTCcctcgggagagagggggaacggGAAAGGAAGAGAGTGCTGGccatggaaagggagagagacgtgGTCAAacgagaaagaggaggagggttagaggaaggagagggaggcggGCTGCTGGTGGAGTCggtgagaaaagagaaagaggagacatcGGGGTGTCTGCGGGAGGACCAGCAGGTgaagggggtgaggaggaggatggagatggagaggagaaaggagagtgcAGCAGTGGCTGGTCTGGCAGGCGGCAAAGTGGGCGAGGGGGAGGCAGACTCTAAGGTAGACAGcgaggtggtggtgtgtgtgagggccGACCTCTTTGTGAATGCCCGCTCCTGGGAGCGTGTGCGCGCAGCCCTGGGTACGACAGGGCCCCTCAAGTTACAGTGCAGGTATGTCCGTGTGGAGGAGCTCTCCGTCTCCAGCATCGGATCTCTGCTAGACCTCCTACCCCGTCATGTCCTCCTGGGGGTGGACATCCGCTACAGCTGCCTGGGGGTGGCCGGCctggctctcctcctccctcagctcTCCATGTTCCCCATGCTGAGCTCCTTGCGCCTGCACTATTGCAACCTGGACATCCGCAGAGACATGGCCGGCCAGGAGGGGGCAATGAAGGAGATGTCCCAGGGGCTGGGGAAGCTCAGTCAGCTGCGCCGCCTCAGCCTCACTGCCCTCCGGCTGCCTGGACACCTCCGCATGCTGCTCAG CTCTTTCCCTCAGCCGCTGGAGGTGCTGGAGCTTCCCTACCTGAGCCTGACCCCCGCCGACCTCTCCTATCTATCCTGCAGCCCGCACGCCTCCTCGCTGCAGCAACTGGACCTGAGTGAGAACAGGCTGGATGAGTTGGCCTTGCCCTCGGTGCGTCGCCTCTTCTCCCAGGCGTCCAGCTGCCTCATGCAACTTTCCCTGAGCGGCTGTGGCCTCACCGACGGCCTGTTGGCGGCAATGCTCCCGTCGCTCAGCTGCTGCCGGGGCCTGAAGAGCCTGGGTCTCGCCTTGAACCCGCTCTCCCTGGCCGGGCTCCTGGACCTGGTGAGGATGGCGGTCAGGATGCCCTCCCTCCGACAGCTTCTGTACCCCAATCCCCTGGAGGACTACCAGCCTGGGCTGCCCCCCATGCCCTCCAGTGCCCAGCTGCTGGACTGGCCCTTGGATGAGCTGGTGGAGATCCACGAGGCCACCAGTCTCCAACTGGACAGGGTGGTGATGGAGAGTGGCCGCTCGGACCTGATCCTGACCTGCGACCTTCTCAACTACAATAAAGACTTGGTGGAGCAGTGA